One segment of Desulfovibrio sp. JC010 DNA contains the following:
- a CDS encoding DegT/DnrJ/EryC1/StrS aminotransferase family protein has translation MEELAILGGRPVTEKNFNNYNTIGEEEKEEVLEVLDSGVLSAFIASPGDFFLGGEKVRKLEQEWADYFSIAHAVSMNSATSALIAAISACEIGPGDEVIVPPLTMCATATAVLANNAVPVFADVDPETMNISPAAVEKLVNKRTKAIMVVHLAGFPCDMDEIMAIAGKHNLYVVEDNAQAPGALYKGEFAGCIGHIGVFSLNCHKTIQSGEGGIAVTNDSDLALKLQLVRNHGEKCVAGVGLEGKFDHIGYNFRMTELEAAVAIHQLRKLEYLNDRRIKLADYLTERLNNECSFIRTPCKADDRTHVYYIYHMQYDEKAAGIPLDLFAKAVQAEGIPLYSRWGSPIYTLPVYQRRNAYGNGNCPFEPPYHDRDVSYPTGLCPNAELSEETSLFMFAVVRWPQTTEDMDNVVSAINKVVTHKEKLLQLSEHVTCE, from the coding sequence ATGGAAGAATTGGCTATTCTTGGCGGAAGACCGGTAACGGAAAAGAACTTCAACAACTACAATACAATAGGTGAAGAGGAGAAGGAGGAAGTTCTTGAAGTTTTAGATTCCGGAGTGCTCTCGGCGTTTATAGCTTCGCCCGGAGATTTTTTTTTAGGCGGGGAGAAAGTCCGCAAATTGGAACAGGAATGGGCGGATTATTTCTCAATAGCCCATGCGGTTTCCATGAATTCCGCAACTTCGGCCCTGATTGCAGCGATCTCTGCATGCGAAATCGGTCCGGGAGACGAAGTAATAGTGCCGCCCTTAACAATGTGCGCAACAGCCACAGCGGTGCTTGCAAATAATGCCGTACCTGTTTTTGCCGATGTTGACCCTGAAACAATGAATATTTCTCCTGCGGCAGTGGAAAAACTGGTCAACAAGCGTACTAAAGCCATCATGGTGGTTCATCTTGCCGGATTTCCATGTGACATGGATGAAATCATGGCAATTGCCGGGAAGCATAATCTTTATGTTGTCGAGGATAATGCTCAGGCACCGGGGGCTTTGTATAAAGGGGAATTTGCGGGCTGCATCGGTCATATTGGAGTCTTCAGCCTGAATTGCCATAAAACCATCCAGAGCGGCGAGGGAGGGATTGCAGTAACAAATGACAGTGATCTTGCCCTTAAATTGCAACTGGTAAGAAACCACGGTGAAAAATGCGTGGCGGGAGTAGGCCTTGAGGGAAAATTTGACCATATTGGTTATAATTTCCGCATGACCGAACTTGAAGCTGCTGTGGCAATTCACCAGTTGCGAAAACTGGAGTACCTGAATGATCGGCGTATCAAGCTTGCAGACTACCTAACCGAACGTCTCAATAATGAATGCTCTTTTATACGCACCCCTTGCAAAGCAGATGACCGGACGCATGTCTACTATATTTACCATATGCAATATGATGAAAAAGCAGCAGGCATTCCACTGGATCTTTTTGCCAAAGCGGTTCAGGCGGAAGGGATTCCTTTATATTCAAGGTGGGGAAGCCCGATTTACACCCTGCCTGTGTATCAGCGTAGAAATGCATACGGGAATGGAAACTGTCCGTTCGAGCCTCCATATCATGACAGAGATGTCTCATATCCCACAGGCCTGTGCCCGAATGCTGAGCTTTCTGAAGAAACATCATTATTCATGTTTGCTGTGGTTAGATGGCCTCAGACAACAGAAGATATGGACAATGTTGTTTCTGCTATCAATAAGGTTGTTACGCATAAAGAAAAACTTTTACAGTTAAGCGAACACGTCACTTGTGAGTAG